A stretch of Bradyrhizobium sp. CCBAU 53338 DNA encodes these proteins:
- a CDS encoding HigA family addiction module antitoxin: MINRAPNLDPRRCPVHPGAVLREDMLPASGKTKVEIARLLGISRQHLHDIMEEKKPLSPKVAVRVGKLFGGGAGIWVRMQAAHDTWHAEQTVDVSNIPTLKVA; the protein is encoded by the coding sequence TTGATCAACCGAGCACCGAACCTTGATCCCCGCCGCTGCCCCGTTCATCCAGGCGCGGTGTTGCGCGAGGACATGCTGCCGGCCTCGGGAAAGACCAAGGTCGAGATCGCGCGCCTGTTGGGCATTTCACGGCAGCATCTCCATGACATCATGGAAGAGAAGAAGCCGCTGTCGCCGAAGGTCGCGGTGCGCGTCGGAAAGTTGTTTGGAGGCGGGGCCGGGATCTGGGTCCGGATGCAGGCGGCCCACGACACGTGGCACGCGGAACAGACGGTCGACGTCAGTAATATCCCCACCTTAAAGGTGGCCTGA
- a CDS encoding homoserine kinase, producing the protein MAVYTDVAADELADFLRQYDLGELLSYKGIAEGVENTNFLLHTSKGSFILTLYEKRVAKNDLPFFLALMTHLAEHGVSCPLPVKAKDGEALHELQGRPAAIITFLEGIWPRKPNAVHCAGVGEGLARMHLAGANFAIKRANALSVAGWRPLFDAAADRADEVQPGLRAFLETELDYLSGGVWPSTLPEGVIHADLFNDNVFFLGDKLSGIIDFTFACNDMLAYDVAICLNAWCFEPDHSFNVTKARAFLNAYGRVRKLSEAEEAALPLLARGAAIRFLLTRLVDWLNVPPGALVKPKDPLEYVRKLRFHQNVSSARDYGLMPSGLVA; encoded by the coding sequence ATGGCGGTCTACACCGACGTTGCCGCCGACGAGCTTGCGGATTTCCTGAGGCAATACGATCTCGGCGAATTGCTCTCCTACAAGGGCATCGCCGAGGGTGTCGAGAACACCAACTTCCTGCTCCACACCAGCAAAGGCTCGTTCATCCTCACGCTCTATGAAAAGCGCGTGGCGAAGAACGATCTGCCGTTCTTCCTTGCGCTGATGACCCATCTCGCCGAGCACGGCGTGAGCTGTCCGCTGCCGGTGAAGGCGAAAGACGGCGAGGCGCTGCACGAGCTGCAGGGACGACCCGCCGCGATCATCACCTTTCTCGAAGGCATCTGGCCGCGCAAGCCGAACGCTGTGCATTGCGCCGGCGTCGGCGAGGGGCTGGCGAGGATGCATCTCGCCGGCGCCAATTTTGCGATCAAGCGCGCCAACGCGCTGTCGGTCGCGGGCTGGCGGCCGCTGTTCGATGCGGCAGCCGATCGCGCCGACGAGGTCCAGCCGGGCCTGCGCGCGTTTCTCGAAACCGAGCTCGACTATCTCTCCGGCGGCGTCTGGCCGAGCACCCTGCCCGAAGGCGTGATCCACGCCGATCTCTTCAACGACAACGTCTTCTTCCTCGGCGACAAGCTCTCGGGCATCATCGACTTCACCTTCGCCTGCAACGACATGCTGGCCTATGACGTCGCGATCTGCCTGAATGCCTGGTGCTTCGAGCCGGATCATTCCTTCAACGTCACCAAGGCGCGCGCTTTCCTCAACGCCTACGGCCGGGTGCGAAAGCTCTCGGAGGCGGAAGAGGCCGCGCTTCCGCTGCTCGCACGCGGTGCGGCGATCCGCTTCCTGCTGACGCGGCTGGTGGATTGGCTCAACGTGCCTCCCGGTGCGCTGGTGAAGCCGAAGGATCCGCTGGAATATGTCCGCAAGCTGCGCTTCCACCAAAACGTTTCGAGCGCGCGCGACTACGGGCTGATGCCGTCAGGACTGGTTGCGTGA
- a CDS encoding DUF924 family protein, with translation MTHIGDTMPSGVLAFWREAGRERWYTRSDAFDAEVRRRFLPLWQKATAGELASWEDSDEGALALVIMLDQFPRNMFRGTPQAFASDAFARDVARRAIARGTDRRADPILLEFLYLPFMHSEHLPDQLHCVALFENTENAENLKYAREHADIIQRFGRFPHRNRLLGRDTSEEEQAFLDGGGFAG, from the coding sequence ATGACACACATCGGCGACACCATGCCATCAGGCGTTCTCGCCTTCTGGCGCGAGGCCGGCCGCGAGCGCTGGTACACGCGCAGCGACGCGTTCGACGCGGAGGTGAGGCGCCGCTTTCTTCCGCTCTGGCAGAAGGCAACCGCGGGCGAGCTGGCGTCGTGGGAAGACAGCGACGAGGGCGCGCTCGCGCTCGTCATCATGCTCGACCAGTTTCCCCGCAACATGTTCCGCGGCACGCCGCAGGCCTTTGCCAGCGACGCGTTCGCGCGAGATGTCGCCCGCCGCGCCATCGCGCGGGGCACGGATCGCAGGGCCGATCCCATCCTGCTCGAATTCCTCTATCTGCCCTTCATGCATTCCGAGCATCTACCGGACCAGCTGCATTGCGTCGCCCTGTTCGAGAACACCGAAAATGCCGAAAACCTGAAATATGCCCGGGAGCACGCCGACATCATCCAGCGGTTCGGCCGCTTCCCCCACCGCAACCGCCTGCTTGGCCGCGACACCTCCGAGGAGGAGCAGGCCTTCCTCGACGGCGGCGGCTTTGCCGGCTGA
- a CDS encoding YqaA family protein, whose translation MVLHRGAMLKRIYDWCIDAAHKPYALWIMGVVAFAESSFFPVPPDVMLIPMSLARPQRAWVYAAVCTATSVLGGLLGYAIGALLFDSVGHWLIQVYGLGDKVDAFRASYAEWGAVIILLKGLTPIPYKLVTITSGFAGYNLVFFVLCSIVARGGRFFIVAILLNRYGDWIRERIERHLGLWVALGAAVLVLGFVIAIKLI comes from the coding sequence ATGGTGCTTCATCGCGGCGCCATGCTGAAACGTATCTACGACTGGTGCATCGACGCCGCCCACAAGCCCTACGCGCTCTGGATCATGGGTGTCGTGGCTTTCGCCGAAAGCTCGTTCTTTCCCGTTCCCCCTGATGTGATGCTGATCCCGATGTCGCTGGCGCGCCCGCAGCGCGCCTGGGTCTATGCGGCGGTCTGTACCGCGACCTCGGTGCTGGGCGGCCTGCTCGGTTACGCCATCGGAGCGTTGCTGTTCGACTCGGTCGGCCATTGGCTGATCCAGGTCTATGGCCTCGGCGACAAGGTCGACGCCTTCCGCGCCTCCTACGCCGAGTGGGGCGCGGTGATCATCCTGCTCAAGGGCCTGACGCCGATCCCCTACAAGCTCGTCACCATCACCTCTGGCTTTGCCGGCTACAATCTCGTTTTCTTCGTCCTGTGCTCGATCGTCGCCCGCGGCGGGCGCTTCTTCATCGTGGCGATCCTGCTCAACCGCTATGGCGACTGGATTCGCGAGCGGATCGAGCGGCATCTCGGCCTGTGGGTGGCGCTCGGTGCCGCCGTGCTGGTGCTCGGCTTCGTGATCGCCATCAAGCTGATCTGA
- a CDS encoding glucan ABC transporter ATP-binding protein/ permease → MSILRLYTRVLELLGKEARLGWLLAVANLLLAASQFAEPVLFGRIVDVLSGKTVAGSSSAWPFLAAWVAFGLFTIGCSALVALQADRLSHRQRQAVLTDYFEHILQLPLTFHSGTHSGRLMKVMLNGTDALWRLWLGFFREHFAAILSVVVLLPLSLYLNWRLAILLFVLCVVFTALTTFVVRRTFGMQMAVEEHYSELSARASDALGNVALVQSFVRVESEVKGLRSVADELLAAQMPVLSWWALVTVITRASTTITVLAIFTLGIALHDEGLTSVGEIVMFVSFATMLIQKLEQVVSFINNVFMEAPRLREFFNVLDAVPAVHDRPDAIDAGRLSGLVEFNDVTFSYDGKRPAIEDLTFTALPGQTVALVGPTGAGKSTAIALLHRAFDPQSGFIKIDGMDVRGVTLTSLRRNIGVVFQEALLFNRSIEENLRVGKPDATEAEMRKAAERAQAIDFIERSGGFATNAGERGRMLSGGERQRLSIARALLKDPPILILDEATSALDAVTEAKVNAALDEVMKGRTTFVIAHRLSTIRNATRILVFENGRVIESGTFDELVAKGGHFAELAKAQFMVQENARAGVSAAEAASAAARSP, encoded by the coding sequence ATGTCCATCCTCCGCCTCTACACCCGCGTTCTCGAACTGCTCGGCAAGGAAGCGCGGCTGGGCTGGCTGCTTGCGGTCGCCAACCTCCTGCTGGCGGCATCGCAGTTCGCGGAACCCGTGCTGTTCGGCCGGATCGTCGACGTGCTCTCCGGCAAGACCGTGGCAGGCTCCAGCTCGGCCTGGCCGTTTCTCGCCGCCTGGGTGGCATTCGGACTGTTCACGATCGGATGCAGCGCACTCGTGGCGCTCCAGGCCGACCGTCTCTCGCATCGCCAGCGCCAGGCGGTGCTGACGGATTATTTCGAGCACATCTTGCAGCTGCCGCTGACCTTCCACTCCGGGACCCATTCGGGACGGCTGATGAAGGTGATGCTCAACGGCACGGACGCGCTGTGGCGGCTCTGGCTCGGCTTCTTCCGCGAGCACTTTGCCGCGATCCTGTCGGTGGTGGTGCTGCTGCCGCTATCGCTCTACCTGAACTGGCGGCTCGCGATCCTGCTGTTCGTGCTCTGCGTCGTCTTCACCGCGTTGACGACTTTCGTCGTGCGCAGGACCTTCGGCATGCAGATGGCGGTCGAGGAGCACTACAGCGAGCTCTCGGCACGCGCCTCCGACGCGCTCGGCAACGTCGCGCTGGTGCAGAGCTTCGTGCGCGTCGAGTCCGAGGTGAAGGGACTGCGCTCGGTCGCCGACGAGCTGCTCGCCGCGCAGATGCCGGTGCTGTCCTGGTGGGCGCTCGTGACCGTGATCACGCGCGCCTCCACCACCATCACCGTGCTCGCGATCTTCACGCTCGGCATCGCGCTGCACGACGAGGGCCTGACCTCGGTCGGCGAGATCGTGATGTTCGTGAGCTTCGCGACAATGCTGATCCAGAAGCTCGAGCAGGTCGTCAGCTTCATCAACAACGTGTTCATGGAAGCGCCGCGCCTGCGCGAGTTTTTCAACGTGCTCGACGCCGTGCCCGCCGTCCACGACCGGCCCGACGCGATCGACGCCGGGCGGCTCTCCGGCCTCGTCGAGTTCAACGACGTCACCTTCTCCTATGACGGCAAGCGGCCCGCGATCGAGGACCTCACCTTCACCGCGCTGCCGGGCCAGACCGTCGCGCTGGTCGGCCCCACCGGCGCAGGCAAGTCGACCGCGATCGCGCTCTTGCACCGTGCCTTCGACCCGCAATCCGGCTTCATCAAGATCGACGGCATGGACGTGCGCGGCGTGACCCTGACATCGCTGCGCCGAAACATCGGCGTGGTGTTTCAGGAAGCGCTGCTCTTCAACCGCTCGATCGAGGAGAATTTGCGGGTCGGCAAGCCGGACGCGACCGAAGCCGAGATGCGCAAGGCGGCCGAGCGCGCGCAGGCGATCGACTTCATCGAGCGCAGCGGCGGCTTTGCGACCAATGCCGGCGAGCGCGGCCGCATGCTCTCCGGCGGCGAGCGGCAGCGGCTGTCGATCGCGCGTGCGCTGCTGAAGGACCCGCCGATCCTGATCCTGGACGAGGCGACCAGCGCGCTCGATGCCGTCACCGAGGCCAAGGTGAACGCCGCTCTCGATGAAGTGATGAAGGGCCGCACCACCTTCGTGATCGCCCACCGCCTCTCCACCATCCGCAACGCCACGCGGATCCTGGTGTTCGAGAACGGGCGGGTGATCGAAAGCGGAACTTTCGATGAACTCGTGGCCAAAGGCGGCCATTTCGCGGAGCTCGCCAAGGCGCAGTTCATGGTGCAGGAAAATGCACGAGCCGGCGTAAGTGCCGCGGAGGCTGCTTCTGCCGCCGCCAGATCCCCTTAA
- a CDS encoding peroxiredoxin: MAIQTGDKLPEAKFRVMTAEGPQVKTTDDIFKGKKVALFAVPGAYTGTCHKMHLPSIFLNAYAMKDKGVDTIAIVSVNDAFVMNAWKRDTDQRDEAVFLADGNADFAKAIGMELDASGNGLGIRSKRYSMLVEDGVVKKLNLEAMPGKVEVSGGDTLLGQL, translated from the coding sequence ATGGCGATCCAGACTGGCGACAAGCTGCCCGAGGCGAAATTCCGCGTGATGACGGCGGAAGGCCCGCAGGTGAAGACCACCGACGATATCTTCAAGGGCAAGAAAGTGGCGCTGTTCGCGGTGCCCGGCGCCTACACCGGCACCTGCCACAAGATGCATCTGCCGAGCATCTTCCTCAACGCCTACGCGATGAAGGACAAGGGCGTCGACACCATCGCGATCGTCTCGGTCAACGATGCTTTCGTCATGAACGCCTGGAAGCGCGACACCGACCAGCGCGACGAGGCGGTCTTCCTCGCCGACGGCAACGCCGACTTCGCCAAGGCGATCGGCATGGAGCTGGATGCCTCCGGCAACGGCCTCGGCATCCGTTCCAAGCGCTATTCGATGCTGGTCGAGGACGGCGTGGTCAAGAAGCTGAACCTCGAAGCGATGCCCGGCAAGGTCGAGGTGTCGGGCGGCGATACGCTGCTGGGGCAGCTGTAA
- the ispH gene encoding 4-hydroxy-3-methylbut-2-enyl diphosphate reductase gives MSAKPDLKIVLCSPRGFCAGVVRAIDTVERALDKYGAPVYVRHEIVHNKYVVDGLKKKGAIFVEELAEIPENTTAPVVFSAHGVPKSVPADAQSRNLFSLDATCPLVTKVHREAAIHFKRGREIFLIGHSHHPEVVGTLGQLPTGAVTLIETAEDAKTINPKDPNNLAFVTQTTLSIDDTAEIVALLKERFPNINGPHKEDICYATTNRQLAVKKVAPVVDALIVVGAPNSSNSQRLREVAEREGCNIAVLAQRAADIDWTKFGNITSLGITAGASAPEVIVEEIMDAFAERYTLHVETVSAAEENEFFPLPRQVRPEAAAE, from the coding sequence ATGTCAGCCAAACCAGACCTCAAGATCGTGCTTTGTTCTCCTCGCGGCTTCTGCGCCGGAGTGGTCCGGGCGATCGACACCGTGGAACGGGCGCTCGATAAGTACGGCGCCCCCGTCTATGTTCGCCACGAGATTGTGCACAACAAATACGTCGTCGACGGGTTGAAAAAGAAGGGCGCGATCTTCGTCGAGGAGCTGGCTGAAATCCCGGAGAACACGACAGCCCCTGTGGTGTTCTCGGCCCATGGCGTGCCGAAGTCGGTTCCCGCCGACGCCCAGTCCCGCAATCTGTTCTCGCTGGATGCGACCTGCCCGCTGGTGACCAAGGTTCACCGCGAGGCCGCGATCCACTTCAAGCGTGGCCGCGAGATCTTCCTGATCGGCCACTCCCACCACCCCGAGGTGGTCGGCACGCTCGGCCAGCTTCCGACCGGCGCGGTCACCCTGATCGAGACCGCCGAGGACGCCAAGACCATCAATCCGAAGGATCCGAACAACCTGGCCTTCGTGACGCAGACGACGCTGTCGATCGACGACACCGCGGAGATCGTGGCGCTGCTCAAGGAGCGCTTCCCGAACATCAACGGGCCGCACAAGGAAGACATTTGCTACGCCACCACCAACCGCCAGCTCGCGGTGAAGAAGGTGGCGCCGGTGGTCGACGCGCTCATCGTCGTCGGTGCTCCCAATTCGTCGAACTCGCAGCGCCTGCGCGAGGTCGCCGAGCGCGAGGGCTGCAACATCGCCGTGCTGGCGCAGCGCGCCGCCGACATCGACTGGACCAAGTTCGGCAACATCACCAGTCTCGGCATCACCGCCGGCGCATCCGCGCCCGAAGTGATCGTCGAGGAGATCATGGACGCGTTCGCCGAGCGCTACACGCTGCATGTGGAAACGGTCTCGGCCGCGGAGGAGAACGAGTTCTTCCCGCTGCCGCGTCAGGTGCGTCCCGAAGCCGCCGCCGAGTAG
- the rnhA gene encoding ribonuclease HI encodes MSELPNVTIYTDGACSGNPGPGGWGAILKFGDKEKELNGGERHTTNNQMELMAAISALEALKKPCTVDLYTDSQYVRQGITGWIHGWKRNGWRTADKKPVKNVELWQRLDAALKAHEVRWHWVKGHAGHPENERADQLARDGIVKARTQQRVGE; translated from the coding sequence GTGAGCGAGCTTCCCAATGTGACGATCTATACCGACGGCGCGTGCTCGGGAAATCCCGGGCCCGGCGGCTGGGGCGCGATCCTGAAGTTCGGCGACAAGGAAAAGGAGCTGAACGGCGGCGAGCGCCACACCACCAACAACCAGATGGAATTGATGGCGGCGATCTCCGCGCTCGAAGCGTTGAAGAAGCCGTGCACCGTCGATCTCTACACCGACAGCCAGTATGTCCGTCAGGGCATCACCGGCTGGATCCACGGCTGGAAGCGTAACGGCTGGCGCACCGCCGACAAGAAGCCGGTGAAGAATGTCGAGCTATGGCAGCGCCTCGATGCCGCGCTGAAGGCACACGAGGTCCGTTGGCACTGGGTCAAGGGCCATGCCGGCCATCCCGAGAACGAGCGGGCCGATCAGCTTGCGCGGGATGGAATCGTCAAGGCCAGGACGCAGCAGCGCGTGGGCGAATAG
- a CDS encoding D-alanyl-D-alanine carboxypeptidase family protein, with protein MHAFRPLLRKSLFNLFAATLAVGAFIVPRLAHAEALLLIEADSGKVLQADNATIPWYPASVTKIMTAYVTLKAVKDGKITLDTLLTVSPTAASQAPSKMGLRPGTQLTVDNALKMMMVKSANDMAVVLAEGIGGSIDGFAAMMNDNAKRLGMTQTNYVNPNGLPADGHVTSARDLGILARSFLRDLPEYEYYVHIPAIRFGKRVTGNFNKLIGRYPGADGFKTGFICASGYNLVASATRNGRRLIAVVLGASSGTARAVKAAQLLERGFSQDNLSWLRPSLGTVENLVPVDASPPNLREEMCGGHRKRPASDDDDALIATNGTTGGSGSLTGGAAPVTFFTAGLQPPLMKASELMASAPAPVEPVVVYTGPTRTGAALVAAVAADADQQNPPKARGKKSRTAKKPGAGSEAKSAAAKPAATKSDAAARSDTKTAAKPAASKHAAAKSDAAAKPATSSDQAAAKPAKPKAATKPKPAPNNS; from the coding sequence GTGCACGCCTTTCGCCCGCTGCTTCGCAAATCCCTGTTCAACCTGTTCGCCGCGACCCTCGCCGTAGGTGCGTTTATCGTACCGCGCCTCGCCCATGCCGAAGCGCTGCTGCTGATCGAAGCCGACAGCGGCAAGGTCCTTCAGGCAGACAACGCGACCATCCCCTGGTATCCGGCCTCCGTCACCAAGATCATGACCGCCTATGTGACCCTGAAGGCGGTGAAGGACGGCAAGATCACGCTCGACACGCTGCTGACGGTATCGCCGACGGCCGCATCGCAGGCGCCCTCGAAGATGGGCCTCCGTCCGGGAACACAGCTCACCGTCGACAATGCGCTGAAGATGATGATGGTCAAGTCGGCGAACGACATGGCCGTGGTGCTGGCCGAAGGCATCGGCGGCTCGATCGACGGCTTCGCCGCGATGATGAACGATAATGCGAAGCGGCTCGGCATGACGCAGACGAACTACGTCAATCCGAACGGCCTGCCTGCGGACGGACACGTTACCTCGGCGCGCGATCTCGGCATTCTCGCCCGCTCGTTCCTGCGCGACCTGCCCGAGTACGAGTACTACGTGCACATCCCCGCGATCCGTTTCGGCAAGCGCGTCACCGGCAATTTCAACAAGCTGATCGGCCGCTATCCCGGCGCCGACGGTTTCAAGACCGGCTTCATCTGCGCCTCCGGTTACAATCTCGTGGCGTCGGCAACGCGTAACGGCCGCCGCCTGATCGCTGTCGTGCTCGGCGCCAGCTCCGGCACTGCGCGCGCGGTGAAGGCGGCGCAGCTGCTCGAACGCGGCTTCAGCCAGGACAATCTGTCGTGGCTGCGCCCCTCGCTCGGCACCGTCGAGAACCTCGTGCCGGTCGACGCCTCGCCGCCGAACCTGCGCGAGGAGATGTGCGGCGGTCATCGCAAGCGTCCAGCCAGCGACGACGACGACGCGCTGATCGCAACCAACGGCACGACCGGCGGATCTGGTTCCTTAACCGGAGGCGCGGCTCCGGTGACGTTCTTCACCGCGGGCCTCCAGCCGCCTTTGATGAAGGCATCCGAGCTGATGGCCTCGGCCCCGGCCCCGGTAGAACCCGTGGTGGTCTACACCGGCCCGACCCGCACCGGCGCAGCCCTGGTCGCAGCGGTCGCAGCCGACGCCGACCAGCAGAACCCGCCAAAGGCGCGTGGCAAGAAGTCGCGTACGGCCAAGAAGCCCGGCGCCGGCAGCGAGGCCAAGTCGGCGGCGGCGAAACCGGCGGCCACCAAGTCGGACGCGGCGGCCAGGAGCGACACCAAGACCGCGGCGAAACCGGCGGCAAGCAAGCATGCCGCGGCCAAGTCCGACGCGGCGGCCAAGCCTGCCACGAGCAGCGATCAGGCAGCCGCCAAGCCGGCCAAGCCCAAGGCCGCCACGAAGCCCAAGCCCGCGCCCAACAACAGCTAG
- a CDS encoding long-chain fatty acid--CoA ligase encodes MERIWLKQYPPGVPADIEPTQYASLVDLLEESFAKFADRKAFICMDKAISYRDLDQMSLALAAYLQGRGLQRGARVAIMMPNVLQYPIATAAVLRAGFAVVNVNPLYTPRELEHQLKDSGAEAVIVLENFAHTVEQVIAKTPVKHVIVASMGDLLGLKGVIVNLVVRRVKKMVPAWSLPGSVSFNDALAAGRGQTFNKPKLSPGDVAFLQYTGGTTGVSKGATLLHRNIVANVLQNDAWLQPALNAPPHVEQLMIVCALPLYHIFALTACYLLAVRAGGCNLLIPNPRDIAGFIKELAKYQVNSFPAVNTLYNGLMHHPDFKKLDFSKLKISNGGGMAVQRPVAEQWKAVTGCFIAEGYGLSETSPTLTCNPATTTEFSGSIGIPVPSTWISIRDDDGNELPLGQAGEICAKGPQVMSGYWNRPEETAKVMTPDGYFRTGDIGIMDEKGYTKIVDRKKDMILVSGFNVYPNEIEEVIASHPGVLECAVIGIPDSKSGEAVKAFVVKKDPNLTAEAVIKFCHEQLTGYKVPKHIEFRTDLPKTNVGKILRRQLRDEKKAEAA; translated from the coding sequence ATGGAGCGCATCTGGCTCAAGCAATATCCGCCCGGCGTGCCCGCTGACATCGAGCCGACGCAATACGCATCGCTGGTCGACCTCCTCGAGGAGAGTTTTGCGAAGTTCGCCGACCGCAAGGCGTTCATCTGCATGGACAAGGCGATCAGCTATCGCGACCTCGACCAGATGTCACTGGCGCTCGCGGCTTACTTGCAGGGACGCGGCCTGCAGCGCGGTGCGCGCGTCGCGATCATGATGCCGAACGTGCTGCAATATCCGATCGCCACCGCCGCGGTGCTGCGCGCCGGCTTTGCCGTGGTCAACGTCAATCCGCTCTATACCCCGCGCGAGCTCGAGCATCAGCTCAAGGATTCCGGCGCCGAAGCCGTCATCGTGCTGGAGAACTTCGCCCATACCGTCGAACAGGTGATCGCGAAGACGCCGGTCAAGCACGTCATCGTCGCCAGCATGGGCGACCTGCTCGGCCTCAAGGGCGTGATCGTCAATCTCGTCGTCCGGCGCGTCAAGAAGATGGTGCCCGCCTGGTCGCTGCCGGGCTCGGTGTCGTTCAACGACGCGCTCGCCGCCGGACGCGGCCAGACCTTCAACAAGCCGAAACTGTCGCCCGGCGACGTCGCCTTCCTGCAGTATACCGGCGGCACCACCGGCGTCTCCAAGGGCGCCACGCTGCTCCATCGCAACATCGTCGCCAACGTGCTGCAGAACGACGCCTGGCTCCAGCCGGCGCTCAATGCGCCGCCGCATGTCGAGCAACTCATGATCGTCTGCGCGCTGCCGCTCTATCACATCTTCGCGCTGACGGCCTGCTACCTGCTCGCGGTGCGCGCCGGCGGCTGCAATCTCCTGATCCCGAATCCGCGCGACATCGCCGGGTTCATCAAGGAGCTCGCGAAATACCAGGTCAACAGCTTCCCGGCCGTGAACACGCTCTACAACGGCCTGATGCACCATCCTGATTTCAAGAAGCTCGACTTCTCCAAGCTGAAGATCTCCAACGGCGGCGGCATGGCGGTGCAGCGCCCGGTGGCCGAACAGTGGAAGGCCGTCACCGGCTGCTTCATCGCCGAGGGCTACGGCCTGTCGGAGACTTCGCCGACGCTGACCTGCAACCCAGCGACCACGACCGAGTTCTCCGGCTCGATCGGCATTCCGGTCCCCTCGACCTGGATCTCGATCCGCGACGACGACGGCAACGAACTTCCGCTCGGCCAGGCCGGCGAGATCTGCGCCAAGGGCCCGCAGGTGATGTCGGGCTACTGGAACAGACCGGAGGAGACGGCGAAGGTGATGACCCCGGACGGCTATTTCCGCACCGGCGACATCGGCATCATGGACGAGAAGGGCTACACCAAGATCGTGGACCGCAAGAAGGACATGATCCTGGTCTCCGGCTTCAACGTCTACCCCAACGAAATCGAGGAAGTTATCGCGAGCCATCCGGGCGTGCTGGAATGCGCCGTGATCGGCATCCCCGATTCCAAGTCGGGCGAGGCGGTGAAGGCCTTCGTGGTGAAGAAGGATCCGAACCTCACGGCCGAAGCCGTGATCAAATTCTGTCACGAGCAGCTGACGGGCTACAAGGTGCCCAAGCACATCGAATTCCGCACCGACCTGCCCAAGACCAATGTCGGCAAGATCCTGCGCCGGCAGCTTCGCGACGAGAAGAAGGCCGAGGCGGCGTAA
- the hisE gene encoding phosphoribosyl-ATP diphosphatase, translated as MSDSLERLYLAVLAARDLDPATSRTARLFQRGPSKMAKKLAEEAIEVVIDAVNGDTEAVVRESADLLYNLTVLWASAGVRPEDVWREMSRREDMLGIAEKLPKSSMKLPKVASPRISARRPIVAIEGRAARKRH; from the coding sequence ATGAGTGATTCGCTTGAGCGGCTATATCTGGCTGTGCTCGCGGCCAGGGATCTTGATCCGGCAACATCGCGTACGGCCCGGCTGTTTCAGCGCGGGCCCTCCAAAATGGCGAAGAAGCTGGCCGAAGAGGCCATCGAGGTCGTGATCGATGCGGTCAACGGCGACACCGAGGCCGTGGTCCGGGAAAGCGCCGATCTGCTCTACAATCTCACCGTGCTCTGGGCGTCCGCCGGCGTCCGCCCCGAAGACGTCTGGCGCGAGATGTCGCGGCGGGAAGACATGCTCGGTATCGCGGAAAAGCTGCCGAAATCGTCGATGAAGCTGCCCAAAGTCGCCTCACCGCGCATCTCCGCGAGGCGGCCAATTGTCGCTATTGAGGGCCGTGCGGCCCGCAAACGGCACTAA